A segment of the Leptidea sinapis chromosome 21, ilLepSina1.1, whole genome shotgun sequence genome:
AGGAAATAATCGATTCCCAGACGAAAAACGGTGAATCTCCACAAACCGTTAATGATTTTACAGAAGTGATAACACCTTATGAAATAGCCAGTACAGTGGTGTATAACGATTTAACGACAAATATTGTTGGACCATTAAATTTATCAGAATATAATTTTGGTCAAGTATCTGGCAATCAAGAACACGATATTAATACATCTACAAGCCGATACGACGATGAAATAACATTACCACCTAAATTAAACTCAATAAATGTGACAGCGGAGACTAACCCAGCTTATATGTATAATTCGTATGAAACAAATCGTACATTTATAAATGGAAATCTCCTAACAGAAACGCTTGAGCAATATGAAAGTACTACATACGTCCATGATTTCGATACCACTGCAACAACTTCACTATCGGTAAATGAgcctgaaagttttaataaacaaaaatatttgacaaaTGCAATACCACAAATTAACAACACTATTTTAGCCATGCCAAAATATGATGAAGAAAAGAAGTTATCAACCGACGAACATTCGACAGATTCTACCGGATCATCTTTTATCGGTTTTGGCAATAAATCTAgtacaaataaatcaattaatttactaAACAGAGAAGGTGTTAcgatttcaaatcaaaatcaagtTGAGTCAACTGTAAAGGCCGCAATGCACGAAACTGAAAATTTAATGGATCTTCAATTTAGGGCGACAACAAATCAAAATCTTGACTCCGTTGCTAATACGAATTATTACGCGACTACTCACCAGGAGTTCAAAAACACAACTGAAATAATAGCTCCATCAGATATTGAGGCCCGCCTTGTTTTTGAGACGACGACGAGTCAATTACCGAAGCAAAACTATACGACTCCCTCAgaacaaaataattatgacCTTATTGGAACTATGACTGTAACAAAGAATGAGTCAGAGTTTTTatcagataaaaataatattgtaacagaAAATAACCACGAGTTACTTCCAGATGATTCGGATAAAGTCAAAACATCTCCCAATCACCAATACTTAGACGCTACTACGACTACTGAAATAGGACTTGAACCAGTATCAAAAGGAGAATATGAAGTAAATGAAGAATATGTCACTTTTCCTAGCCAGATACATAGtgatatagataaattattgCCATTACTGGAAACTGACTATATAATGAGACCCCAAGCTCATAAAACAACGACTGAAATAGAATCAAAGACACCCTtagaacaaaataattatgacCTTATTGGAACTATGACTGTAACAAAGAATGAGTCAGAGTTTTTATcagataaaaataatgttgtaaCAGAAAATAACCACGAGTTACTTCCAGATGATTCGGATAAAGTCAAAACATCTCCCAATCACCAATACTTAGACGCTACTACGACTACTGAAATAGGACTTGAACCAGTAAATCAAGAATATGTCACTTTTCCTAGCCAGATACATAGTGATATAGATAAATTATCGCCATTACTGGAAACTGACTATATAATGAGACCCCAAGCTCAAAAAACAACACATGAGTCAGATTTTTTAccagataaaaataattttgttacggAAAATAACCACGAGTTACTCCCAGATGATTCGGATAAAGGCAAAACATCTCCCCATCACCAAACCTTAAACGTTGCTACGACTACTGAAATACGACTTGAACCAGTATCAAAAGGAGAATATGAAGTAAATCAAGAATATGTCACTTTTCCTAGCCAGATACATAGTGATATAGATAAATTATCGCCATTACTGGAAACTGACTATATAATGAGACCCCAAGCTCAAAAAACGACGACTGAAAAAGAATCAAACTCTGATATAAATAGAATTTATAAGACGACAAATCACCAagagtattataataaatttagtaCGGACGCATTGACAGAAAATGATTTCTCTTCAGACAGTCTTTTCACAGATATGTCAAGTACTTTGTCGTATCCCGAAGATCAAACAAAGCAATATAATTACTACAACAGTATTGAAACAACTACATCAACACAAAATAACTATGATTTTTTAACAGATAAAACAGATTTTGTCCCAGAAAATAACAACTCGACCTATAATAATTCAGATTCTTACGCAACAACAATAGTAAGGTTAGAACAagtattaaacaaacaaaagtcGGTAGATGAATTACTGAAACCGAAATATACAAAGACTTTCGACAGCACAAATCTGAAATCTAACTTGAAAACTGTATTACCGGTTCAAAATTTAACGAACCTCCACACAGAAACATTTTCTTATCAACCAAAATCATACACGGATATGAATGCATCTGACGAGAGgacaataaagaaaaatatagcaAATGAAACCGAAATCAAATTTCTTATGATAGAAATGCTTAGTAAATTACCAGaacataatacaataaaacagGACAATAATGATGACCTTATAGTTTCTACAACAGAAAATGGGTCTGTTTTTCCATCAGTTAAAACTGGTTTTGTTACAGAGAGTGATCAACATGTGGATGAAGTTCAAGAACGTTTGAATACAGTCGAAACATCTATTTATGACCGAAATTCACTTACCGCTACAAAAAGTTATGAATCTACAACGATTACTAGCCAAACAGAATTtagtcaaaattttaattattctttaggaGAATCAGCTGATCATAACAATTTTAACTCATTTGCAACAACTAAAGCGCCAGAAAACAGTGATCATATTGTTCAGGAAACTTTGAATAGATTGCCCTTACAAGAagatgaaatattatttcaaacgaaaaaattttatacaattcaAACAACGAGCAAACCGCAAAATGTTTTATCagacaaaataaattttgttacagGAAATAATAATCAAGTGAACACATCATCATCAATACTTTCACATCAAGGAGAAATATATCCTTACGACCAAAATTTGAATATGGATACAACAACAGTGTTGGAGTTTGCACCGGTATCTAAAAGCCGTGAATCATTAAATTTGGAAAAACATATACCATCATCAAACCCACAAAACTATTATACTCCTGGAACAACCACCATTACTGAGAGTATATCTGATTCTAAAATCGATCAATATTTCGAAAAATTACCAAACCAAGAATATCAATCGGTTCCTGATCAAACAACATTAAAACGGACAGAAACAGAAACGGCGAGTTCACTTAAAAGTGTACCAGGATATGGAACGTCAAAAAATCTGGCAGGAAGTATGGTAAATAAAGGTACCGAAGTGGTTACTCtacaaaaacaattttacaCTCCAGTACCatctcaaaatatatattatattccacaatttttaaataaactttcaaAACAAGAATATCTTTCAACAACTTCTACACAACAAAATAACACCACCACAACTCCAACGAATACATCATCATATAATGCGTTCCATGCTGTAACAGATAAAAGCCAATTTAATCCAGAAAGTGAAACTGGTACCGATCAACATAAGAAATCTTTCagtattacgaaaaaaattgtcCCCGAAATGCATACTACTACTTTTCAACAATATATCGGTCCTACTACTAAAACACCTGGATTATTTACATCTGAGGTGAATATTTCATTAGATAAATCGCTGGATCAGCCATACCTCGACGAAAATGAAAATGTTACCGTGAAAATAAGAGACCATGAGGTAATGGATACTTTACACAGAATGCCCTCTGAAGATAGACCAGataatcagaaaaaaataaatgttaatatatcAAAATCTAGACCACGAAATGAAACTTCACCAGATAATTATATAATCGCTACAGAATCTTCAAACCCACAGAATGGTTTTTCACGTAGTGACTATGAAAATATCTTAGCTGCTACAAGTACCTCAACAACTGAACCGATTAATAAGTTGAATACCGAAATGAAATTTGAAGAACATAACAATGAGGAGAAACAAGTAAATGTACTGTTAAaaccattatttaaattaattgcacCAACAACAGACCATTTGGTTGATACTATATCAGAGACtctaatattaacaaataacgATACCATACAAGATTCTAGTACATTAAATACGACTtactcaaataatttaattactccTGAATACTACACTGAACAAACCCAGCAAGACTTatcaaaaatagtaataaaatctccagataaatattttgacatagGCGAAGCGTCACAACATATCGGTGAAACATTAACAACAGGCACCGCAACGCCTACCCATGAAACTAAAAGTAGCGGAAAAGCCTTGACTAAAACTAAAAATGGTCTTGATACTCAACACAAAACGAAACTATACGTCATTTTCAATGGTACATTTTCAACTATTCCGATTAAacctttgataaataaaaatttcgaagttactaataaaactaaaaaatttgaaaagaataCTTCACAAAATGTCTCTAATTTTGATACTTTCAAGAAAATACAATGGTATAGTACCCCAAGCTCAAACCGCACATTAAAAACATCTAGTAAACTTCACTATACACAAGAAcccactaaaaattataacaacGACACAAGATCTATTCGAAGCACATTGCCTCCATTGCTAATCAATTCATCAATTTTCAAAGATAACCAAGTCTTAAACAGCACAATAAACCGTTCGTTTAAAGCTCCAACCACAGCTATGGTTTACGAAAGTAACATCACAAATCCTTTAATTACCAAGATGATAACGCAAACAGAAAAAGTAAAACTGTTTACAGCAAGTACACAAGCAAATACTACTAcatctaataaatattatactctCCAAACAGCTAAAATTAACGGTGCCAATATAAACAAAACATCCAAACCATCGACACATAATGTAAccaattttatgaatataagtaaTAGTAGAGCAAGCATCCGAAATAATGTAACGATTACTAGACATAATTCAACATTTAGTTGCTTGAATCGTCTACGTGGAAAATATTCTGATGCAAATAGCTGTGGCAAATTCTACATATGCATCGGAAGAGTGAACCCTATTGTTGGGAATTGTCCTggaaatacaatttttagcGATATTTTGAAGCAGTGCACAAGAAATTTGTCACATTGCATCAGAAACAATCGGTTTAAATGTGTTTCATCAGGAAGATATAGTGATGTTTGGAAGCCTGATACTTATTACATTTgtgttaaaagtaaaaataagtaTGTGCGATTTACACTGAAATGTCAAAACGGGTATCATTTAGATAAACAGTCTATTACCTGTGTAGAGTTTAGCGTTTCTACTCCTATTACACCAGTGTCACAAAAAGTCGATTCTAATTCTAAACTGAGCGTAAGTAGTTCGGATTCCATATCTACTAGTAGAAGGCAAAGCGGTAGAAATGATTTTAGTTGCACTAAAGAAGGCAAATACGCGGATCCCTATGATTGCAGAAAGTATTATGTATGCAGTAAGAACTCAAAATCAGAATTTCGGCGAAGGAATAGAAAATGCGACTCAGATGAGGTTTTCCACAGAAAGAAGAAAAAGTGCGTGGATGCCGATAGTTATGAATGcaactaattaaaaaacaaatagttttaatatctgttaaaaaatgttttaatttattccaTTATTATAAAGTCACAATTggctaaatatttaataactgttaaaataaaataacaacataatattaaatatattttattaaaataaaattatgttaaattatttttggtcTCACTGTTATGGTTATTGggggtttttataaatattaaaactgttCCGCACTGTTTTACCatgaattgaattaaatttacataatttatttaatttccactgtataaaatataaggcctcagtctttaaatttaaaggtaaaatatattattatatttagtttttccgTGGTCTTCTGAATGGGGAACCAAAACCTAGTAGAAATTGATCTCCATCATCTCTCTCCAGCGCTAAACAGAACTTGTTCGAAAAAACTGTACATCGTACTGTCGTTTCTCCTCGGACTGGTCTTTGAGGGCAGAAGTAAGCAGCACGAACCGGCCCTTGATCATCTGTCAATGAAAACTTATAATTTTCACATTCAATTGGTCTACGCACGCCACTAGATAAGCCTTGTCCAACAATTCGATTTGAATTCAATTTACGATTTTCATCAGCGTATAATTTCGTTTCTGTTTTAGTTGTGTTTCCAAGGGGGCATTTATATCTGTCGGGCGAAGTGCATGCCCTGGTGTATCCATTAAATATTGTGTTACCAGAACATTTAAATCGGATCCCTTGAAATCTTTTTTTGTTCGGAATGCACATGATATATCCCTTGCAGCCTGGCACATTGGGGTCAGCAATTCTTTCGTTATGATAGCAACGAACATTTCTGCTTACTGTTGGGTCTATGTAATTTATGGCGTCTTCACAAACAGCACTAGAATCTTCATTGCAAATTGTATTCGTTGGGCAAAGAAAGGCAGGGCCTAAGGCGTTTCCTTCCTCACAAAGTCTTAACCTCGAGACGCCATCGCAAACAAATCCGTATGGACCACATTCGATTTTaccactaaaatattttgatgcGATGGTATTATAACAGGGCACCTgggaaaattaaatttttattatattttattaaaattaaaagtttaataaaattactactttttttaatgaaaataagggacgagacgagcaggacgtacatctgatggtaattgacacgccttgcccattacaattcagtgccgctcaggattcttgaaaaaccctgaaaattctgagcggcactacatttgcgctcgtcaccttgagacataagatgttaagtctcatttgcccagtaatttcactagctacgacgcccttcagaccgaaacacagtaatgtttacacattacttttcACGGcttaaataggcgccgttgtggtacccataaactagccggc
Coding sequences within it:
- the LOC126970441 gene encoding uncharacterized protein LOC126970441 isoform X2, with amino-acid sequence MVFKEKEIKNIFLLHLAAIIVISMTLVDATNFDCKGKGFYCLNSTHFMICVDLGYGVSTTVDDFVIPCPPPSLCIETNEFECEYHYITTTVKPMLPSEPNSNVEITTSSFIEDIDYTTFYPPWYVNEIQKSEKYLVNVPTTERNINTRTLVIETTTRLISATPMDKEIIDSQTKNGESPQTVNDFTEVITPYEIASTVVYNDLTTNIVGPLNLSEYNFGQVSGNQEHDINTSTSRYDDEITLPPKLNSINVTAETNPAYMYNSYETNRTFINGNLLTETLEQYESTTYVHDFDTTATTSLSVNEPESFNKQKYLTNAIPQINNTILAMPKYDEEKKLSTDEHSTDSTGSSFIGFGNKSSTNKSINLLNREGVTISNQNQVESTVKAAMHETENLMDLQFRATTNQNLDSVANTNYYATTHQEFKNTTEIIAPSDIEARLVFETTTSQLPKQNYTTPSEQNNYDLIGTMTVTKNESEFLSDKNNIVTENNHELLPDDSDKVKTSPNHQYLDATTTTEIGLEPVSKGEYEVNEEYVTFPSQIHSDIDKLLPLLETDYIMRPQAHKTTTEIESKTPLEQNNYDLIGTMTVTKNESDFLPDKNNFVTENNHELLPDDSDKGKTSPHHQTLNVATTTEIRLEPVSKGEYEVNQEYVTFPSQIHSDIDKLSPLLETDYIMRPQAQKTTTEKESNSDINRIYKTTNHQEYYNKFSTDALTENDFSSDSLFTDMSSTLSYPEDQTKQYNYYNSIETTTSTQNNYDFLTDKTDFVPENNNSTYNNSDSYATTIVRLEQVLNKQKSVDELLKPKYTKTFDSTNLKSNLKTVLPVQNLTNLHTETFSYQPKSYTDMNASDERTIKKNIANETEIKFLMIEMLSKLPEHNTIKQDNNDDLIVSTTENGSVFPSVKTGFVTESDQHVDEVQERLNTVETSIYDRNSLTATKSYESTTITSQTEFSQNFNYSLGESADHNNFNSFATTKAPENSDHIVQETLNRLPLQEDEILFQTKKFYTIQTTSKPQNVLSDKINFVTGNNNQVNTSSSILSHQGEIYPYDQNLNMDTTTVLEFAPVSKSRESLNLEKHIPSSNPQNYYTPGTTTITESISDSKIDQYFEKLPNQEYQSVPDQTTLKRTETETASSLKSVPGYGTSKNLAGSMVNKGTEVVTLQKQFYTPVPSQNIYYIPQFLNKLSKQEYLSTTSTQQNNTTTTPTNTSSYNAFHAVTDKSQFNPESETGTDQHKKSFSITKKIVPEMHTTTFQQYIGPTTKTPGLFTSEVNISLDKSLDQPYLDENENVTVKIRDHEVMDTLHRMPSEDRPDNQKKINVNISKSRPRNETSPDNYIIATESSNPQNGFSRSDYENILAATSTSTTEPINKLNTEMKFEEHNNEEKQVNVLLKPLFKLIAPTTDHLVDTISETLILTNNDTIQDSSTLNTTYSNNLITPEYYTEQTQQDLSKIVIKSPDKYFDIGEASQHIGETLTTGTATPTHETKSSGKALTKTKNGLDTQHKTKLYVIFNGTFSTIPIKPLINKNFEVTNKTKKFEKNTSQNVSNFDTFKKIQWYSTPSSNRTLKTSSKLHYTQEPTKNYNNDTRSIRSTLPPLLINSSIFKDNQVLNSTINRSFKAPTTAMVYESNITNPLITKMITQTEKVKLFTASTQANTTTSNKYYTLQTAKINGANINKTSKPSTHNVTNFMNISNSRASIRNNVTITRHNSTFSCLNRLRGKYSDANSCGKFYICIGRVNPIVGNCPGNTIFSDILKQCTRNLSHCIRNNRFKCVSSGRYSDVWKPDTYYICVKSKNKYVRFTLKCQNGYHLDKQSITCVEFSVSTPITPVSQKVDSNSKLSVSSSDSISTSRRQSGRNDFSCTKEGKYADPYDCRKYYVCSKNSKSEFRRRNRKCDSDEVFHRKKKKCVDADSYECN
- the LOC126970441 gene encoding uncharacterized protein LOC126970441 isoform X3, producing MVFKEKEIKNIFLLHLAAIIVISMTLVDATNFDCKGKGFYCLNSTHFMICVDLGYGVSTTVDDFVIPCPPPSLCIETNEFECEYHYITTTVKPMLPSEPNSNVEITTSSFIEDIDYTTFYPPWYVNEIQKSEKYLVNVPTTERNINTRTLVIETTTRLISATPMDKEIIDSQTKNGESPQTVNDFTEVITPYEIASTVVYNDLTTNIVGPLNLSEYNFGQVSGNQEHDINTSTSRYDDEITLPPKLNSINVTAETNPAYMYNSYETNRTFINGNLLTETLEQYESTTYVHDFDTTATTSLSVNEPESFNKQKYLTNAIPQINNTILAMPKYDEEKKLSTDEHSTDSTGSSFIGFGNKSSTNKSINLLNREGVTISNQNQVESTVKAAMHETENLMDLQFRATTNQNLDSVANTNYYATTHQEFKNTTEIIAPSDIEARLVFETTTSQLPKQNYTTPSEQNNYDLIGTMTVTKNESDFLPDKNNFVTENNHELLPDDSDKGKTSPHHQTLNVATTTEIRLEPVSKGEYEVNQEYVTFPSQIHSDIDKLSPLLETDYIMRPQAQKTTTEKESNSDINRIYKTTNHQEYYNKFSTDALTENDFSSDSLFTDMSSTLSYPEDQTKQYNYYNSIETTTSTQNNYDFLTDKTDFVPENNNSTYNNSDSYATTIVRLEQVLNKQKSVDELLKPKYTKTFDSTNLKSNLKTVLPVQNLTNLHTETFSYQPKSYTDMNASDERTIKKNIANETEIKFLMIEMLSKLPEHNTIKQDNNDDLIVSTTENGSVFPSVKTGFVTESDQHVDEVQERLNTVETSIYDRNSLTATKSYESTTITSQTEFSQNFNYSLGESADHNNFNSFATTKAPENSDHIVQETLNRLPLQEDEILFQTKKFYTIQTTSKPQNVLSDKINFVTGNNNQVNTSSSILSHQGEIYPYDQNLNMDTTTVLEFAPVSKSRESLNLEKHIPSSNPQNYYTPGTTTITESISDSKIDQYFEKLPNQEYQSVPDQTTLKRTETETASSLKSVPGYGTSKNLAGSMVNKGTEVVTLQKQFYTPVPSQNIYYIPQFLNKLSKQEYLSTTSTQQNNTTTTPTNTSSYNAFHAVTDKSQFNPESETGTDQHKKSFSITKKIVPEMHTTTFQQYIGPTTKTPGLFTSEVNISLDKSLDQPYLDENENVTVKIRDHEVMDTLHRMPSEDRPDNQKKINVNISKSRPRNETSPDNYIIATESSNPQNGFSRSDYENILAATSTSTTEPINKLNTEMKFEEHNNEEKQVNVLLKPLFKLIAPTTDHLVDTISETLILTNNDTIQDSSTLNTTYSNNLITPEYYTEQTQQDLSKIVIKSPDKYFDIGEASQHIGETLTTGTATPTHETKSSGKALTKTKNGLDTQHKTKLYVIFNGTFSTIPIKPLINKNFEVTNKTKKFEKNTSQNVSNFDTFKKIQWYSTPSSNRTLKTSSKLHYTQEPTKNYNNDTRSIRSTLPPLLINSSIFKDNQVLNSTINRSFKAPTTAMVYESNITNPLITKMITQTEKVKLFTASTQANTTTSNKYYTLQTAKINGANINKTSKPSTHNVTNFMNISNSRASIRNNVTITRHNSTFSCLNRLRGKYSDANSCGKFYICIGRVNPIVGNCPGNTIFSDILKQCTRNLSHCIRNNRFKCVSSGRYSDVWKPDTYYICVKSKNKYVRFTLKCQNGYHLDKQSITCVEFSVSTPITPVSQKVDSNSKLSVSSSDSISTSRRQSGRNDFSCTKEGKYADPYDCRKYYVCSKNSKSEFRRRNRKCDSDEVFHRKKKKCVDADSYECN
- the LOC126970441 gene encoding uncharacterized protein LOC126970441 isoform X1 — its product is MVFKEKEIKNIFLLHLAAIIVISMTLVDATNFDCKGKGFYCLNSTHFMICVDLGYGVSTTVDDFVIPCPPPSLCIETNEFECEYHYITTTVKPMLPSEPNSNVEITTSSFIEDIDYTTFYPPWYVNEIQKSEKYLVNVPTTERNINTRTLVIETTTRLISATPMDKEIIDSQTKNGESPQTVNDFTEVITPYEIASTVVYNDLTTNIVGPLNLSEYNFGQVSGNQEHDINTSTSRYDDEITLPPKLNSINVTAETNPAYMYNSYETNRTFINGNLLTETLEQYESTTYVHDFDTTATTSLSVNEPESFNKQKYLTNAIPQINNTILAMPKYDEEKKLSTDEHSTDSTGSSFIGFGNKSSTNKSINLLNREGVTISNQNQVESTVKAAMHETENLMDLQFRATTNQNLDSVANTNYYATTHQEFKNTTEIIAPSDIEARLVFETTTSQLPKQNYTTPSEQNNYDLIGTMTVTKNESEFLSDKNNIVTENNHELLPDDSDKVKTSPNHQYLDATTTTEIGLEPVSKGEYEVNEEYVTFPSQIHSDIDKLLPLLETDYIMRPQAHKTTTEIESKTPLEQNNYDLIGTMTVTKNESEFLSDKNNVVTENNHELLPDDSDKVKTSPNHQYLDATTTTEIGLEPVNQEYVTFPSQIHSDIDKLSPLLETDYIMRPQAQKTTHESDFLPDKNNFVTENNHELLPDDSDKGKTSPHHQTLNVATTTEIRLEPVSKGEYEVNQEYVTFPSQIHSDIDKLSPLLETDYIMRPQAQKTTTEKESNSDINRIYKTTNHQEYYNKFSTDALTENDFSSDSLFTDMSSTLSYPEDQTKQYNYYNSIETTTSTQNNYDFLTDKTDFVPENNNSTYNNSDSYATTIVRLEQVLNKQKSVDELLKPKYTKTFDSTNLKSNLKTVLPVQNLTNLHTETFSYQPKSYTDMNASDERTIKKNIANETEIKFLMIEMLSKLPEHNTIKQDNNDDLIVSTTENGSVFPSVKTGFVTESDQHVDEVQERLNTVETSIYDRNSLTATKSYESTTITSQTEFSQNFNYSLGESADHNNFNSFATTKAPENSDHIVQETLNRLPLQEDEILFQTKKFYTIQTTSKPQNVLSDKINFVTGNNNQVNTSSSILSHQGEIYPYDQNLNMDTTTVLEFAPVSKSRESLNLEKHIPSSNPQNYYTPGTTTITESISDSKIDQYFEKLPNQEYQSVPDQTTLKRTETETASSLKSVPGYGTSKNLAGSMVNKGTEVVTLQKQFYTPVPSQNIYYIPQFLNKLSKQEYLSTTSTQQNNTTTTPTNTSSYNAFHAVTDKSQFNPESETGTDQHKKSFSITKKIVPEMHTTTFQQYIGPTTKTPGLFTSEVNISLDKSLDQPYLDENENVTVKIRDHEVMDTLHRMPSEDRPDNQKKINVNISKSRPRNETSPDNYIIATESSNPQNGFSRSDYENILAATSTSTTEPINKLNTEMKFEEHNNEEKQVNVLLKPLFKLIAPTTDHLVDTISETLILTNNDTIQDSSTLNTTYSNNLITPEYYTEQTQQDLSKIVIKSPDKYFDIGEASQHIGETLTTGTATPTHETKSSGKALTKTKNGLDTQHKTKLYVIFNGTFSTIPIKPLINKNFEVTNKTKKFEKNTSQNVSNFDTFKKIQWYSTPSSNRTLKTSSKLHYTQEPTKNYNNDTRSIRSTLPPLLINSSIFKDNQVLNSTINRSFKAPTTAMVYESNITNPLITKMITQTEKVKLFTASTQANTTTSNKYYTLQTAKINGANINKTSKPSTHNVTNFMNISNSRASIRNNVTITRHNSTFSCLNRLRGKYSDANSCGKFYICIGRVNPIVGNCPGNTIFSDILKQCTRNLSHCIRNNRFKCVSSGRYSDVWKPDTYYICVKSKNKYVRFTLKCQNGYHLDKQSITCVEFSVSTPITPVSQKVDSNSKLSVSSSDSISTSRRQSGRNDFSCTKEGKYADPYDCRKYYVCSKNSKSEFRRRNRKCDSDEVFHRKKKKCVDADSYECN
- the LOC126970441 gene encoding uncharacterized protein LOC126970441 isoform X4, which gives rise to MDTTTVLEFAPVSKSRESLNLEKHIPSSNPQNYYTPGTTTITESISDSKIDQYFEKLPNQEYQSVPDQTTLKRTETETASSLKSVPGYGTSKNLAGSMVNKGTEVVTLQKQFYTPVPSQNIYYIPQFLNKLSKQEYLSTTSTQQNNTTTTPTNTSSYNAFHAVTDKSQFNPESETGTDQHKKSFSITKKIVPEMHTTTFQQYIGPTTKTPGLFTSEVNISLDKSLDQPYLDENENVTVKIRDHEVMDTLHRMPSEDRPDNQKKINVNISKSRPRNETSPDNYIIATESSNPQNGFSRSDYENILAATSTSTTEPINKLNTEMKFEEHNNEEKQVNVLLKPLFKLIAPTTDHLVDTISETLILTNNDTIQDSSTLNTTYSNNLITPEYYTEQTQQDLSKIVIKSPDKYFDIGEASQHIGETLTTGTATPTHETKSSGKALTKTKNGLDTQHKTKLYVIFNGTFSTIPIKPLINKNFEVTNKTKKFEKNTSQNVSNFDTFKKIQWYSTPSSNRTLKTSSKLHYTQEPTKNYNNDTRSIRSTLPPLLINSSIFKDNQVLNSTINRSFKAPTTAMVYESNITNPLITKMITQTEKVKLFTASTQANTTTSNKYYTLQTAKINGANINKTSKPSTHNVTNFMNISNSRASIRNNVTITRHNSTFSCLNRLRGKYSDANSCGKFYICIGRVNPIVGNCPGNTIFSDILKQCTRNLSHCIRNNRFKCVSSGRYSDVWKPDTYYICVKSKNKYVRFTLKCQNGYHLDKQSITCVEFSVSTPITPVSQKVDSNSKLSVSSSDSISTSRRQSGRNDFSCTKEGKYADPYDCRKYYVCSKNSKSEFRRRNRKCDSDEVFHRKKKKCVDADSYECN
- the LOC126970473 gene encoding uncharacterized protein LOC126970473, whose translation is MFIFYIGLILFLVPCYNTIASKYFSGKIECGPYGFVCDGVSRLRLCEEGNALGPAFLCPTNTICNEDSSAVCEDAINYIDPTVSRNVRCYHNERIADPNVPGCKGYIMCIPNKKRFQGIRFKCSGNTIFNGYTRACTSPDRYKCPLGNTTKTETKLYADENRKLNSNRIVGQGLSSGVRRPIECENYKFSLTDDQGPVRAAYFCPQRPVRGETTVRCTVFSNKFCLALERDDGDQFLLGFGSPFRRPRKN